Proteins encoded together in one Actinomycetota bacterium window:
- a CDS encoding PLDc N-terminal domain-containing protein: MVAAIVPLVVLGAGFVAYCLYDLLGSQVRYLPKWAWAAICLVSVPFGGLVYLLVGKKSA; the protein is encoded by the coding sequence ATGGTCGCTGCAATCGTCCCACTCGTCGTCCTCGGCGCGGGGTTCGTCGCTTACTGCCTCTACGACCTGCTCGGGTCCCAGGTGCGCTACCTGCCGAAGTGGGCCTGGGCCGCCATCTGCCTGGTATCGGTGCCCTTCGGTGGGCTCGTGTACTTGCTCGTGGGCAAGAAGAGCGCGTGA
- a CDS encoding ABC transporter ATP-binding protein has translation MNAVETSGLCKVYGSQRALDAVNLQVPGGSVLGLVGPNGAGKTTLLSILAGLRQPTSGSVTIVADHQSIATLPDTPQFEPWLTGREVVDLARALVAPSLPQARVDEVLQAAGLADDRDRRVGGYSRGMLQRLGLAATLVGAPELLLLDEPASALDPAGRREVLDLIAELRGHATVILSSHILADVQEVADRVAILRSGRLVFEGSLGELLTGKTQPAYQVRVRPPLEPATVALKSQPWVTDVAQRGLDVLSVRVSSLDEAERSLTRVLAGVQARVVSLRPEAPDLEEVFLEVTS, from the coding sequence GTGAACGCCGTCGAGACCTCGGGGCTGTGCAAGGTCTACGGATCACAGCGGGCCCTCGACGCTGTCAACCTGCAGGTGCCCGGTGGTTCGGTGCTCGGGCTGGTCGGACCCAACGGCGCTGGCAAGACGACGCTGCTGTCTATCCTGGCGGGCCTCCGGCAGCCGACGTCGGGCTCCGTGACCATCGTGGCGGACCACCAATCGATCGCTACCTTGCCCGACACCCCACAGTTCGAGCCGTGGCTGACCGGGCGGGAAGTGGTGGACCTGGCCCGCGCCCTGGTGGCCCCGAGCCTCCCGCAGGCCCGGGTCGATGAGGTGCTGCAGGCGGCCGGGCTCGCGGACGACCGGGACCGGCGGGTGGGTGGGTACTCCAGGGGGATGCTCCAGCGCCTGGGGCTGGCCGCCACGCTCGTCGGTGCCCCGGAGCTGTTACTGCTCGACGAGCCGGCTTCGGCACTCGACCCCGCAGGCCGCCGCGAGGTCCTGGATCTGATCGCCGAGCTCCGCGGTCACGCCACCGTGATCCTGTCAAGCCACATCCTCGCCGACGTGCAGGAGGTGGCTGACCGGGTCGCCATCCTCCGGTCCGGCCGGCTGGTGTTCGAGGGATCCCTTGGGGAGCTGCTGACCGGCAAGACCCAGCCGGCCTACCAGGTCCGGGTCCGGCCCCCGCTGGAACCTGCAACCGTCGCCCTCAAATCCCAGCCTTGGGTCACCGACGTTGCCCAGCGCGGGCTGGATGTCCTCTCGGTGCGGGTCAGTTCCCTGGACGAGGCCGAGCGCTCGCTGACCAGAGTCCTGGCCGGCGTCCAGGCCCGGGTGGTGAGTCTGCGACCAGAAGCTCCCGACCTCGAGGAGGTCTTCCTGGAGGTGACGTCTTGA